The nucleotide window GCATTAGTGGGATGGAGACAGCCTAGTCAAATCAGTGGGCTCCAGCTTTGgcgagaaactgtctcaaaataaagatgtTGGAGAGCCAGGCACGATGGCGCAtggctttaatttcagcactcaggaggcagagacaggtgagtctgtgagtctgaggccagcctggtctacagagtgagttccagtccatacagagctacatagtgagatcctgtttggaaaataaacagaaataaaatgacgAGCCACTGAAGAAGACATTCAGAGTTGACCTTGAGCTTCCACACTCACACGAGCttccacactcacactcatatatgtatataccacacacacacacaatctttaaaaaaaaaattaggtttaaATGATCAAACTTAGAAGGACCTCCTGGAAACAAAATGCAGCGTGGCTCGTCatacttctctgtgtgtgtggtgtgtgtatgtgtggttgtgtgtgtgtgtgtgtgtgtgtgtgtgtgtgtgtgtgtgtgtatgtgttgctggGGAAGCAAAGCAGAGACTCATGCATACACAAGCATGAAATCACATCCCAAGTCCTCTGACCTGTGTACTTTTGATTCCTTGGTTTCTCCTGTATGATAAattaatgtgggatttccctctggctgtgaataccattggttaataaaggaactgctttgagcctatagcagagcagggcagaacagagctggcGGGAATGGGGAGGttgactaaactgaatgctgggaggaagaaggcagagtcaggagaagtcatGGAACCGCCGCCAGAGACACACATGCCCAGACTTTgcccgtaagccacagccatgtggcgatacacagattaatggagatgggttagtttaggatatgagttagtcagaaatatgcttaagctattggccaaacagtattgccaataatatagtctctgtgtggttattttggggctgagcagccggtaacaaacaagcagcctcttacaacaaTGAATTGATATGGTCAGTTAAGAAGTGATCatatggccgggcgatggtggcgcacgcctttaatcccagcactcgggaggcagaggcaggcggatctctgtgagttcgagaccagcctggtctacagagcgagttccaggacaggctccaaagccacagagaaaccctgtctcgaaaaacaaaaaaaaaaaaaaaagaagtgatcaTATGAAATGCTATTATCAGTTAACATGATCCAGCGGGATGGAATTCTACAGAACTGTGCAGTGCTGTGGGCCTTCCTACATGGCTGAGTGGAGATGCCCATGGCTGTGTAGCAGTCTGGGTCTGAAGGAAGAACAAGACGATAGCTGTAACTGCACTTTCTTAAGATCCTGTGGATGGGCGTGAGGGACAAAGTCCCCTGCTGCCCCTGGAAGGTGAAGCAATCACCCCGCAGGGTGGGTTCCGATGGAGGACCTCGTGGACACCAGGAGGCATCCTGGTCCCGGGGGATTATCTAGGACACGTGCACTCCCCTAAGGGTAAGTTGAAGAGTCTCCCATGGAAAGCATTTGAGACAAGGAATAGAGAGCACCAAGCGGTCTCTTGGTACATGTTGCaagaatagattttttaaaagaataagaatggttaaaaaaaaattagcaaggaAAATGGAAACCTGGAAAATTATGGAACAAATGATGGATCTGTGAGTGAGCCCACTCTTTGTTTAACCTACATTGGAGTGACCCACATGACAGACATGACGCTAGGAATAGGAATCGCCATGATCAATGCTGTGAGTAGGTGTACTggatggttttgtgtgtcaacttgacacaagctggagtcagcagaggaaggagcctcagctgaggaaatgcctcgaGGAGATCCATCTGTAAGgcgttttctcatttagtgacTGATGccggagggcccagcccatggtgggtggtgccttccctgggttctataagaaggtgggatgaggggctgcagaggtggctccGTGGGGCAGATCACTCACTGCTGTtgcataggacctgggttcaatccccagtacccacatggtggttcacaaccatctgtaactccactcccgggggcctgatgccctcttctgaccgccctgggcaccaggcatttaGGTACTCTGCATACACATGCTCGGGTACACACAAAAGTAGacacatctttaaataaataaataataaaagaagatggACTAAGCagaccatgggaagcaagccaggaagcagctcccatccatggcctctgcatcagctcctgccttcagggtcCTGCCCTGcgtgagctcctgtcctgacttcctccagtgaagAGCAACAGCAatgaatgaaccctttcctcccacagCTTGCCCTTGGGTCCTGGTGCTTTGTCgcagcaacagaagccctaagACACCGGCATAGTGGGGTATGGCTGCGACAACCTGACCatgttttggggaggattgtgaagggactttgggctagaaaagccattgagtgttgagGCCTCGATAGGCTGTTGTGTGGGAAGATGAGAGCGTTGAGAATGGACGCCTGGCTTGCGGAGTTTCTGAGGGAAGTTTAGAGACTCTCTGGGGGCCACTGGTTATTTTGAATTACATTGACTAAGATCCTGCAGTTCTGGCTAGCTGGGGCTGAAGCTGTGATTCACAGGATCCCAGAACTACTAAAGCAAACTTTTGTTTTGCTGGGATATTTGATGCTGGTCGGCTGGAGCTAAGAAATGAGCGGTGatgaagaagagaccagcatcagtgaggtgaaatcttctgggacGTGTTTCCCGAGAGCACAGAGGAACTGCTGCAGAGGCTGCCAAGGTTGAACCTCATTGCTGGCAGCTGAACTCGGTAATGTGTAAggtcacccaggtggtactgggTTTGCAGGCGTGAAGGGGTCACAGAAAGCACCTaagcttggcactgtgagaggccaagAGAGATCATTGATGAGGGCGGAGCCCCAGTGgcagttgaaggcccaggactgaagggggTCCTGCAAAGACGTTGAGGCTTGGCACCCCGAGAGCCTGTGAAAGGCTTTTAGTGAAAGCGCAGCCCAGTCGCAGCAGAAGACCCCAGcattggagatgccagtaccacgGGATGTTCATCATAAAGTCCAGCATCAATGGAGGAGTACCAGTCGGGATCTAGAAGACAAGTTGTGTGTGCTTTAGAGACAGAGAAATGACCCAAACCCTTTGCAGGAACCCAGAAGATCATGCATGGATCTCAGACACTGGACAGTTGAAGTTGCTTGGCTTTGATTGCAGGGAGGGGGGTGAAAATGAGCTTTAATTTGTATGTGGGTGAAAagaggtgtgatttttttttaaagatttatttgtttgtttattatacagcattctgtctgcatgtaagcctgcaggccagaagaggacaccagatctcattacagatggttgtgagccaccatgtggttgctgggaattgaactcaggacctctggaagagaagccagtgctttcttaacctctgagccatctctccagcctgagatgtGGTTTTTAAAGTGGACTGGGAGTGGATTTGTTATGCAGAGGAAGGGAGGTAGTGGCTCTTGAGAAATCATCTCACTTGGGCTCAGTAAAGCTAACTTGAGGCTGCACACAGCCAAGAGTTTGTGGATTGTCCTTGTCACTTGCTTCTACCACCCACCTATAGCCACGATCAGGGAGGCTGCACACCACGTGCTGTCTCCTCTGCAGTGCTCCCTGAGACGGGAGAAACGAGCGTTCGCCATCTTCTCCTGCCCTGCCTGTGTTGGCCCACGTGAGTGTTCCTGCCTTGCAACGgcgttccttccttctctgcagcTAGGAGGGACCAGCCAGAGAGGGGAAGAACACTGTGGTCCACAAGTTGTACAGCAGAAGGAAGACTTGGTGTCACTTACTCTTACTAAAGAAGTCCGGGAAATTGGCTTGCACCACTCTCTCGTTGAGGGCCTGGGTCTTGCGGTAGATGTTATGAAGGGTCTCGTTGTGGTCGTTCTTAATAGTGTTCTCCATATTCACAACCTGCAGACAACATGAGGGGACTTATGGGGGAAAGCATTTGGTGAGTGATTGGATAGATGCTCCCATCTGTGTGATCTGGCAGAGGGTCGGACCCCCTCGGGCGCAGCGCCCCGCGAGACCCTTTCCTCGGGATCTTGCCCCTCCATCCTTTTGTCTTCCTGCAGGAGTGTTTGGTTCACAGAATAAAAGTAATGAGTAACAGAGATATATCAAGTGGCAAGCTCAGTGcttgtttttctaaaattatattctGTCTACATCGTTGAAgtatttgtttcttgtttctgcaTGACAATGTCTGGTTTCTTTGTTCATGTCCCtccttctttttcaagacagggtttctctgcataacagcccagctgtcctggcactcactctgtagaccaggctgggcttgaactcagagatctgcctgcctctgcctcgtgagtgctggaattaaaggtgtgtggacttttattttatattttagacagtgtctcactacatgctcctggctggcctggagctcactctgtagaccaggctagcctcgaactcagagatctgcccgcctatgcctcccagttgctggaaCTACAGCCATGCACCCCACACCTGGCTGAATCTCTCTTGGAACTTGAGACATCGGCTagctctctcctccaccctccatctCTCCTTGCTACTTTGCACATTTCCACCTCCAGTCCTCTTTGTGCCATGGTTAGACtgtttttctccctctgtcttccaaTTTACTAGCTGTCTCTTGAATTAAATCTAACATGCTATTAACCCTTTCATGCAGTTGCTAATTGTGGCTAATCTAGTTTCATTCCTAAAAATCCTATTTGGTTTTTATGCTCAAGTCTGGTTGATCATTtcgtacttttttttttcttttccctataTTTAAATCTCTTATTTCTTTATACATATCAGATACCCTCACATTATTTGTCTGGTAATTCCCTGTCTGAAATCTTTGTAACTCTGCTTCAGATGGTCCTCATTcacagtgtctttctccttgtgTTGGTAggttggtaggtaggtaggttgGTTGGTATGTTGGTTGGTAAGTAGGTTGGTAGGGAGGGAGGTTCGTAGGTAGGTGCATAGGTTGGTAGGTAGATAGGAAGGTTGGTAGGGAGGTTAGTAGGTAGGTTTGTAGGTAGGTTGGTAGATCAGTAGGTGGGTaagttgcttggttggttggttggttggttggttggttggtaggtaggtaggtaggtaagtaggttGGTAGGCAGGTTGGTATGTTGACTGACTCGTGTCTGAACTATTTATTATTCTGAAAGGCAGAAGACAGCTGATAGAGCTGTTCTCCTCAAAAGGCTGAGtatagggctggagatatggctcagtagttatgagctcttgttgctcttgcagagaacctaagtttggttcccagcaccacacagcagctTCTAAGTTCCTGTAACTCCACATCCCGGAGCTTGGATGGcctcctgcatgcatgtggttcaTAAAGACACCCTCCAGTACGACAGACGTACactatggtgcacacacatacaaactggAATTACTAACTGTTTAAAGATTGACTATAAAGCTGTGTTTAACACAGCAAAGAACTGAAGCACCCCTTGGCCTAGGGTGCCTAAGAGACGGCACGTGGCCAAGTCAGCTTGAGAACATTTGTCTTCACCGTCCACCTATTTCACACGGCTTGGACTCAAGACCTTTCACTGCATCGAATCCAAGCTCTTTCGATCAGCTGGGGCCTCCAATGCCCATGCCCACCTCAGTGACTGAAAGTCACCCACAGTTCCATGGGCAGGGAGGTGGTAGTGTTTGTcccagctagttttatgtcaacgtgacataagctaaagtcatctgaaaggagggaacctcagttgaggcaACGCCTCCATAAGGTAAAGCTATGGggccttttcttaattagtgactgatagGGGAGGGCCCTGCCCATTGCGGGTGGTGCCACCCCgtctggtgatcctgggttctataagaaagcaagcagagggaactggagagatggctcagtggttaagagcattgactggtcttccagaggacctgggttcaattcccaacacccacgtggcagctcacaactgtctataactccagtttcaggggacccaacacccatggcaaaacacccatgcacataaaatagaaataaagttgaagaagaagaagaagaagaagaagaagaagaagaagaagaagaagaagaagaagaagaagaagaagaagaagaagaaaaagaaagcaggctgaggaagccacaTGAAGCAAACCAGTAGGCAGCAGCCCTCTATGGCCccacatcagctcctgcttctgagttcctgttctgacttccttcagtgatgaccaggactgtggaagtataagccaaataaaccctttcttccccaaatttctCCGGTCacggtgtttcaccacagcaataacAACCCTAAGACCGTATCATAGCCTGTGTGCGGCAAATACCGAAGAATGAGGCGGGAAGAATGAGGCAGGCTCCTGGAAGAACCCTTGTTAGCCAGACAGTCACGGGGAGGCTTTGGGGACGTGGAGCCACTGTTACCTGGGTCTTAGAGAGCTTGACGGTATCATGGAGCACAAACCACTTGACGTTCTCGGTGCAGGGGGGAGTGGTGAGCGAGCCTTCGTAGGTGTAATAGTGGAACGTGTCTCCAGGCAGCAAGTTATAAATGTTAATGTTTTTCAGGGTTGTGATTTGTCCTAAGAGAGAAGACACGGTATGGAATGGGACAGAGGCCTGCTGCCCCAGGAGGGACAGCTCGGGCTCTCCTCAGCATGGGAGCGGTCAAGTCCTCTGCCGAAGCCCAAGGAGCTGATGACCGAAacgctgccccccccccacttgctgcTCTGTGGATAGGTGAAGAGCAGAGAACAAAGCctgggggtgcatgtgtgtagttctagcacttgggagacggaggcaggggGATGTCCATTAATTCAAAGCCGGCCTGGACTCTAAATGACTTCCAGAGGCTTGAAGAGGCTCAGCAATTAGGAGCATGTACTGCCCTCTCAGAAGCCCAGCATTCAGCTcttagcacccatatcaggtgactTACACAGCTGGTCACTCCATCTCCAAGGGATCATGGCTAAAGTTATAGGATCTGAGGGACACTCAGCTTGTGAGATGggtctgggatctgaacttgggtcctgatGACTGTGGAACaggcgctcttaactgctgagccatctctttaccCTCTAtacagaatactttttttttttttttggtttttcgagacagggtttctctgtggctttggagcctgtcctggaactagctctgtagaccaggctggtctcgaactcacagagatccgcctgcctctgcctcccgagtgctgggattaaaggtgtgcgccaccatcgcccggtgtacagaatactttttaaaatttttttatgtgtatgagtgttttgcctgcatgtatgtatgtgcaccatgtgcatgcctggtacccaaagaggtcagaagaggactctggatcccctgaaacaggagttacaggcagttgtaaggagctaggaatcaaacccaggtcttctgcaagagcagcaagtgctcttaaccactaagtgtGGAGACATTTTTGGCGTCTGCGGGTGTGCCTGAGTAcacaaacacccatatacataaataatttaaaattccatatttaaggcctggagagatggcaatGGACAAGAACTTATACACAAGTTTCTCAGAGGTCTGTTTACCCCCTAAACCTACAGCAGAAAAGGACTGGAACAAGGTCCCTTAGGCAAAGAGACCCGAACCTCCCTCCAGAGGGGTGAGGCTTCCCTACCACCCCACACTCAATCCTCTCCCTGCCATGGGCGTTCCTTACCTGTATACTGGATGTTGAGCAGTTCAGAAATGAGGGGGCTGTAGTAGGTATTTTCCTCGTATTCATTGATCTGGGAGAAAGCACAGAACACTCAGTATGAGGGAGAACTACctcgcacagacacacacgcaccaGCTACTTGGTTTCCTAGCTGGGAAGGCTGAGCAGAAAACAGGGAGGTCAAGTGACTCAGCTGGGCTGGCGGGGACAAGATGACTGCTTCTTGCTACCACCTACCTGGGCTCTGACCTCAGGGCTTCTGGAAGACAAGATGTCCCAGGCAACGCTGCTCCTGTAACCCTATTGCTAGGACACTCTTTGATGTGAATGTTGATTTCATTgacttattttaatgtgtgtcagagtttgcctgtgtgtctgtatgtgtaccatctgcatgcagtgcccttggatcccagaagagggcaccagacccacCTGAATTGGAgtcacaggaggttgtgagctgttatgtgggtgctgggaactgaactcccatCCTCCACATGAGCAGCAGACTcgaaccactaagccatctctccagcccagttttttttgtttgtttcaagatgaAAGTAAAAGTTGCTTTGGTGTAAAAGgcatattatttgtttgttttctgctgctgatttggttggtttgggtttgattttgttagttttgttttgacagggtttctctgtatagtcctgactgtcctggaactcactctatagaccaggctggcctccaacttggagatcctcctgcctctgctgcctcctaagtggtgggattaaaggtgtattggccaccacccagcttgattttggtggttttttttgttttttgggtgtttgttttttgcttttctgtttgttttggtttttcaagacagggtttcatggtttagctctggctgtcctggaactcacattgtagaccaagtagtcttgaactcacagagatctgcctgcctctgccttctgtgtgctggaattaaaggggcacactgcctggcttgattttgttttttgaggtaaggtcttgTTGTGTAGCCCGGGCTGCACAGACCATGGTGGCTGCAGACTTGCAGCGATCCCTCTGCtccccgagggctgggattacagtcaaGCACCACAGATCATTTAGATCCCATTGACTTGTTCTCCTGGGATTCCAGGCTTACACCTTCACAACCagctttgtttttatcttttgagataacTATAGAACCAATTgggtatttcattttgtttgtaaaTTTATCCAGTTTAATGTTAAGCTTTTGGAGAATTCAATTCCTGtctactttaaacatttttttaagatttatttattttcattttatatgtacgggtattttgcctgcatgagtgtctgtgtaccacgtgcgtgcctggtgccctcagaggcccaAAGAAGACATCCGATCTCCGGGAAGTGGTTGCAAAGTGCCACGTGAGTGTTGCGACTGGAACCTGGGTCTTCCGGTGCTCTCAATGACTgagccttctctgcagcccagatTCCTGCCTGCTCCTAGTCACCTATCCCCAAGTCCATCGCTCGGACTGTTTTAGAAGCACAGTGCTGGTGCCTTTGTCTGACCGCACTGGACGTTTCACACAGCTCATGGACCAGCTTGTGTCCAGTCAACCCTTCTGCGCTCCCGGGTCCTCTTATCACCCAGGGTCCCATGTTTCAAAACACAGGAGCAAGCAAGGACTGGCAAAGGTAGTCCTCCCCACTGACGGAGCTTTCCTGGGAAAGCTTAGGACAGGACTGAGAGAAATAAGGGAGACAAGGTATCATTCAGACCCTTGAGCTGCTATGCCCTCCTTTGGACACGCCGGCCTAGGAGTCCGGGGGCGGACCCACGACGTAGTTCCAGCTTACCTCCACAAGAACTGCCAGCACAGCCAAACCATCGGGCTGGCTCTTGGCCTCGTCGAAGTTATCGTACTTGGAATTGTAGTGAACAAAGTGGATCTGTGAGTGAGAGAAAGCAGGTCAAGGGCAGTGCCTGGGGACTCCAGACCATGAAGGGTTCccagggggaagggaaaggagagaaaacgGTCCAGCCTCGACTACCCCACACAAACAGTGCCGACCTCCCTCTGCCTGGTCAGGCTGCAAGCCCAACTGCCAAGACCAGAAACTTCTCTGAGAATGGAAAGAGGGAAGCAGGGTTCTGGAAGGTCGCTGTTCTGTTTGCCTTGACCCAACCTCCCTCCTGGTAGACGCTGGAGTCACTCTGCCCTCCTCGGGCCTCTAGGGGGACTGAGGAGCAAGGGAGCAATGAACTCCCCTCCCTCGGGAAGCCACTGTGAGCCTGAAATCAAGGCAAGGAGGGATGCAGGCCAAAGAGGTTCTAAAATTCTAACACGCAAATCCAGCGGAAGCAGAGGAAGGCCTGGCACCATGCAGGCGAGACAGTCCTGCCACGCTGCGAGTTTCTGAAGAGAGAATCCATCTATGTTCCCTCACAGAGCAGTGCCCAGTAAGTTCTCAACGAACTGCAAATAAACCACAGGGTGACTGAACCGTCACCGTACCACCACGATTGCACAGTCGTATTGGCTAGTTCAGTAAGAAAGAGAGAGCCAATGGAGCTAGAGAGAGGgctaagagcaatggctgctcttccagaggtcctgagttcaattcccagtaatcacatggcggccctctttattattatttaagagagatgactcagttggtaaagccaTTGTTGTGTGAGCATGAGGAATTTAGTtcaatcctagcacccacaaagaGGAACTGGGCACagctgtgcatgcctgtaatctcagcgctgAGACCAGTAGTAATAGGATTCCTGGGGTTCAATGCCAGTCAGTCTAGTTAATAACTGGAATCCAGACTCAGTGCAAGagtctagatagatagatagatagatagatagatagatagatagatagatagatagatgatagatagatgatagatagatagatagatgatagatagacagatagatagatagatgatagatagatagatagatagatagatagatagatagatagatagatagatagatgatagatagatagatagatagatgatagatagacagatagatagatgatagatagatagatagatagatagatagatgatagatagatgatagatagatagatagatagatagatagatagatagatagatagatagatgtgtgatagaggaagacaatgtcaacccctccacacacatgcacatatatgtgcatgcacactcacatgcatgtgtacatacatgcacctgtataacacaaacatacaaacacataaaaagtgaCTATGGACCTTGAAGGAAAGGGGACCCCCTGGGGTCGTCACATACCTCTATCACACGCCTGATCCCATCGACAGTGTGCTCAGAGCCGCTGATTTCTGCGAAGTCCCCACCCCAGTGGAAGTGCATCTGCTCTGCTTTATACAAGGTGCCGTTAGAGTCTTTCAGGCTCATGGTGGAAGGCAGGGCGATCTGCACTGCAGGAGAGAACACAGCACAGGGAGGCTCAGACTCCCCAGTAAGCAGCCTCCAGGGTCATCTCCCACCCCACACCTTTCTGAACTTGTGGCTGTGCTAATGAAAAGCCCAGGCCCAAATCTCTCTTGTctcaggacagacaaggctacacagagaaagtctgtcttggttaaagagaatgaaagaaagaaagaaagaaagaaagaaagaaagaaagaaagaagaaagagatgttGACAGTATAGCAGCCCTGCCCCTGTTCTGCCTTGCATGTGAAGGCCATAGGTTCTACTGTTAACCCTAgaaaacattaacaacaacaaattgttttattgttctgCAAAAGACACTggtcagaaaaggaaagcatAGATGATAAACTGTAAGAAAGGATTTATAAACATCTGATAAAAGTTTACAGAAgcaatgactcagaggttaagagcactgactgccttccagagatcctgcttcaattcccagcacccacatggcagttcataaccgtctgtaattccagttccaggagaacagtgccctctcctggcctccacaggtgctgcacacacatggtgcacataacacatacaggcaaacactcacacacataaaaatctttacaaaaaatAAAGGGCTCTTAAAATTCAACAATAACACCAGGCATGGcagtgcccacctttaatcccagcacttaggaggcagaggcaggtggacctctgtaagttcgaggccagtttggtctacagagagagttccaagacagaaaaatcctgtctcaaaaaaaaaatcagtaataagAAAATGAGCATGCTAATTTTGAAAATCAGCAAAACACCTAAGCAGACACTTTATCATTGAAGATATATAAGCTGGGCGTGTCtgcagtcccaacactcaggacgCCAAGACAGAAGGACCACTTGCACATAATTTTAAATCAACATGGACAACATGGAGACTCCTTCCCCATCTGTTACAGAAACAGTCCAGATGCCTGAGAGCTGATTCAGCAATTAACACGGACTTAACAAGACTTAAGCAATTAACAAGGCTGCTTTTGTGGAGGACccacattcaattcccagcacccctgtcaggtggctcacaaatgcctgtagcTCTGGGAAGGAGCTGAGGCCCCTGGCATCCGAGGGCACCTGCACTCgtatgcccagacccacagacacacacacacacatacacatacaagcacatacacacacatgcacacacacatacacacacgcacatacatatagctaaaaataatgaaataactCCTTAAAAATAGATGATAAATTTAGCCCAAAAGTAGAACACAGActtagcatgcacagagccctccAATGCCTCAAAAGCTAGTAGTCTGTGGATCTTAGTAGTCCCAGCCACAGTACCTGGGCCACTCACAGCATGGCTCTGTTCTCCTCTTACCACTCACCTGACCCATAACTGGAATTTGGTTTTGTTGTCTCAATGAGGCACCTGTGCATAGACAGTAAACTGATTCACCCAGGAACCAGGTACAATAGGGCTGAGAACCAAACATCTGGGCCTGTGTCATTGGGCCACTAGTGACCATGATCTTGAGTGAACCCGTGGCCTTCTGAGACCTCAGGTTTCCTGCCTGTAAATGGCCTCCCTTAGTCAagcgtgggggtggggtgcaggcgtccaatcccagcacttgggaagtagagatgGGACAGCCAAGAGCTCGAGGCTCTTGGAGTCTGGGACCAACCATGGTTAGCTGAGCTCAAAAATCAAAGACAGGCTAAGGAGCCGGCTCAATGGCTGAAGTGCTTACCACACAAGCAAGGGGACCCAAGTTTGGAACCCCAACACCTTCATAAAAAGCCAGATACAGAACTTCATAtgtgtaatcccagccctagggaaggTGACAGGCCAACCTAGCAGTCTGTCGAGCCAAGTCAGTGAGTGGCTGTCTCAAAATCTAAGATGGAGGGGCTGACGGGATTGCTCAGGGGTCAAGGCACTTggctccaagcctgatgacctgagtctgagCTCTATGGCCATCATAATAGGAGGAGGCACCGCTGCACacgtacaaataaataaatagatgtaacaaaaagttaaaaactaaGAGAGCTATTGAAAGAAGATACTGGATGTTAATCTCTGGATTTTAtctacatgtgcatatatgtacctgtgtacctacacacacacatac belongs to Microtus pennsylvanicus isolate mMicPen1 chromosome 13, mMicPen1.hap1, whole genome shotgun sequence and includes:
- the Ca6 gene encoding carbonic anhydrase 6, with the translated sequence MRVLVTVVSLFLLGIQAETHWTYSGGNLEESDWPRAYPDCGGKRQSPINLQSKKVKFNRFLKPLTLSGYGEDGLEFSMTNNGHTVQIALPSTMSLKDSNGTLYKAEQMHFHWGGDFAEISGSEHTVDGIRRVIEIHFVHYNSKYDNFDEAKSQPDGLAVLAVLVEINEYEENTYYSPLISELLNIQYTGQITTLKNINIYNLLPGDTFHYYTYEGSLTTPPCTENVKWFVLHDTVKLSKTQVVNMENTIKNDHNETLHNIYRKTQALNERVVQANFPDFFSKNPDWYSSIDAGLYDEHPVDTGLVGHHRLKTDENWVNHAGPKKIKKRKHN